From the genome of Amycolatopsis sp. NBC_01488, one region includes:
- a CDS encoding carbohydrate ABC transporter permease: MSTLSVSTPTSTSHAKVEEKPGLSTAAKRRLPLLPALIFVIAVTQLPFLLTVFYSFQSWNLVRPGSRHFVGLNNYIDVFSDTTFLVALLNTVVLTVVCVLVALLLGLGLAILLDRKFFGRGVVRTLLITPFLILPAAGALLWKTTMFDPTYGLLHFVFGTDVDWLSKFPLASVMAQIVWQWTPFMMLLILAGLQSQSKEILEAASVDGASRWRTFVSITLPHLSRFLQLATLLGAIYIVNSFDAIFLMTQGGPGTASTNLPYYIYQRAFEGFDVGQSSAMGVIVVILTMIVATFALRLMFRTFSVSGGVK; this comes from the coding sequence ATGTCCACGCTCTCCGTATCCACTCCCACGTCCACCTCGCACGCGAAGGTCGAGGAGAAACCCGGCCTGAGCACCGCGGCGAAGCGGCGGCTGCCGCTGCTGCCGGCGCTCATCTTCGTCATCGCGGTGACGCAGCTGCCGTTCCTGCTCACCGTGTTCTACTCGTTCCAGTCGTGGAACCTGGTCCGGCCGGGCTCGCGGCACTTCGTCGGCCTGAACAACTACATCGACGTCTTCAGCGACACGACGTTCCTGGTCGCGCTGCTCAACACCGTCGTGCTGACCGTGGTCTGCGTGCTGGTCGCGCTGCTGCTCGGCCTCGGCCTGGCGATCCTGCTCGACCGGAAGTTCTTCGGCCGCGGCGTCGTCCGGACGCTGCTGATCACGCCGTTCCTCATCCTCCCGGCGGCCGGCGCGCTGCTGTGGAAGACGACGATGTTCGACCCGACCTACGGGCTGCTGCACTTCGTCTTCGGCACCGACGTCGACTGGCTTTCGAAGTTCCCGCTGGCCTCGGTGATGGCGCAGATCGTGTGGCAGTGGACGCCGTTCATGATGCTGCTCATCCTGGCCGGGCTGCAGAGCCAGTCCAAGGAGATCCTCGAAGCGGCCTCTGTGGACGGTGCCAGCCGGTGGCGGACGTTCGTCTCCATCACGCTGCCGCACCTGTCCCGGTTCCTGCAGCTGGCGACGCTGCTGGGCGCGATCTACATCGTGAACAGCTTCGACGCGATCTTCCTGATGACGCAGGGCGGCCCGGGCACGGCCAGCACGAACCTGCCGTACTACATCTACCAGCGCGCGTTCGAGGGCTTCGACGTCGGCCAGTCGTCGGCGATGGGCGTGATCGTGGTGATCCTGACGATGATCGTCGCGACCTTCGCGCTGCGCCTGATGTTCCGCACCTTCTCCGTGAGCGGAGGCGTGAAGTGA
- a CDS encoding ABC transporter substrate-binding protein: MRKLLTLLAATSLLATGCAGAGSIGTGNSTLVIAIVSNPQMKDAISLAPEFEKATGINLKFVSLPENQARAKITASTATEGGEFDVVMISNYEAPQWAANGWLENLEPHMAATPGYDEGDFIPSIKQSLSYQNQMYAVPFYGESSFLAYRKDLFEKAGITMPAKPTWQQIADFAAKLDDKAAGVSGICLRGKPGWGESLAPFTTVANTFGAQWFDKDWNAKLTSPEFTAAANFYVNLIRDHGEVGASSAGFSECGTRYTQGNAAMWYDATVMAGTNEDPSSSKIVGKSGYAPAPVVKTQASGWLYTWALGIPKVAKDKDAAWKFMAWMTDKAYVQKVGQTYGWNRVPPGVRQSTYDIPDYAKAAAAYAKPTLDGIADANQQKAMANPVPYPGIQFVGIPEFQDLGTRVSQQLSAAIAGRESVDDALKQSQDYAQTVGDSYKAVQ, from the coding sequence GTGCGTAAGCTCCTCACCCTCCTCGCCGCGACGTCCCTGCTGGCCACCGGCTGCGCGGGCGCCGGCTCGATCGGTACCGGTAACTCGACGCTCGTCATCGCGATCGTGTCCAACCCGCAGATGAAGGACGCGATCTCCCTCGCGCCCGAGTTCGAGAAGGCGACGGGCATCAACCTGAAGTTCGTCTCGCTGCCGGAGAACCAGGCCCGCGCGAAGATCACCGCGTCGACCGCCACCGAGGGCGGCGAGTTCGACGTCGTCATGATCAGCAACTACGAGGCCCCGCAGTGGGCGGCCAACGGCTGGCTCGAGAACCTCGAACCGCACATGGCGGCCACGCCGGGCTACGACGAAGGCGACTTCATCCCCAGCATCAAGCAGTCGCTGTCGTACCAGAACCAGATGTACGCGGTGCCGTTCTACGGCGAGTCGTCGTTCCTGGCCTACCGCAAGGACCTCTTCGAGAAGGCCGGGATCACCATGCCGGCCAAGCCGACGTGGCAGCAGATCGCCGACTTCGCCGCGAAGCTCGACGACAAGGCGGCCGGCGTCAGCGGTATCTGCCTGCGCGGCAAGCCCGGCTGGGGCGAGAGCCTCGCGCCGTTCACGACCGTGGCCAACACCTTCGGCGCCCAGTGGTTCGACAAGGACTGGAACGCCAAGCTGACGTCGCCGGAGTTCACCGCGGCCGCGAACTTCTACGTCAACCTGATTCGCGACCACGGCGAGGTCGGCGCCTCCAGTGCCGGGTTCTCCGAGTGCGGCACGCGCTACACGCAGGGCAACGCGGCGATGTGGTACGACGCGACGGTCATGGCGGGCACCAACGAGGACCCGTCGAGCAGCAAGATCGTCGGCAAGTCGGGTTACGCGCCCGCGCCGGTCGTCAAGACGCAGGCCAGCGGCTGGCTCTACACCTGGGCGCTCGGCATCCCGAAGGTCGCCAAGGACAAGGACGCGGCCTGGAAGTTCATGGCCTGGATGACCGACAAGGCGTATGTGCAGAAGGTCGGCCAGACCTACGGTTGGAACCGCGTTCCGCCGGGCGTGCGTCAGTCCACTTACGACATTCCCGACTACGCCAAGGCCGCGGCGGCCTACGCGAAGCCCACGTTGGACGGCATCGCGGACGCCAACCAGCAGAAGGCCATGGCGAACCCGGTGCCCTACCCCGGCATCCAGTTCGTCGGCATCCCCGAGTTCCAGGACCTGGGCACCCGGGTGAGCCAGCAGCTGTCGGCGGCGATCGCCGGCCGCGAGTCGGTCGACGACGCCCTGAAGCAATCCCAGGACTACGCCCAGACGGTGGGCGACTCCTACAAGGCGGTGCAGTGA